Genomic window (Fusobacterium sp. DD2):
ACTTTAGATAAATTCCAAGTTATCGTTAATGTAATCGGTGGAGGAAACGCAGGACAAGCTGGAGCAATCAGACATGGTGTAGCAAGAGCTTTAATCCTAGCTGACGAAACTTTAAAAGGTGCTTTAAGAGAAGCTGGATTCTTAACTAGAGACTCAAGAATGGTTGAAAGAAAGAAATACGGAAGAAAGAAAGCAAGAAGAAGTCCTCAATTCTCAAAAAGATAATTGGTTGGATTTTATGGAGCTCACAGACTCGGGTCTGT
Coding sequences:
- the rpsI gene encoding 30S ribosomal protein S9; its protein translation is MTVAEMIQYRGTGRRKTSVARVRLIPGGTGVEINGKSMAEYFGGREILAKIVEQPLALTETLDKFQVIVNVIGGGNAGQAGAIRHGVARALILADETLKGALREAGFLTRDSRMVERKKYGRKKARRSPQFSKR